GCCAGTGGAGTGCGCAGCTCATGGGAGATATCGGCCATCCAGCGATTGCGTGCGTGCTCGTTGGCCTCCAGGGTTGCCGCCAAGCGGTTGAAGTCTGCACTCAGCTGGCCAAGTTCGTCGCGCCGCTCGATATCAATTCGGGTTTTATAATCTCCCGAAGTGAGGCGGTGGGTGGCTTCGGCCAGGCGTTGGATAGGGCGTACCAGCTGCCAGGCCAGGGGCAGGGCAATGGCTAGGGCAACGAGAAAAGTGGCGATGGAAATCAGCGCAAAAGTGCGGGATAACTCCCGGATAAAACCCTGTTCATAATTATTGGAGAGCTCGGGCGGTGGATTGATAGTGAGGTAGCCAACAGTTTTATCTGCTACTTTAATTGGCTGATAGAGCAATTCTTTTTCCGGTGCTGGTCGACCAATCACGAGTCGCTTTTCACTGTCAAAAAGGCTTAGGCGCGGCCCCAAGCGGTTACCCATAGGCGGGCGATGGCCTGGCCCGAACATGCCTCGCGGTGGCCTGCCATCAGGTGGTGGGGGTGGCGGTAAGCGGTCGAAGCGACGAAAGATTGTTTGTCTGTGCAGGTCAATCCACTCGGAGCCATTCGCTTCTAGTGATTTCCAGCTGCCCTTACGACGGTAAAAGCGTTCCAGTGCCTGGACCAGTCCTTCCACATCGCGCAACTCTTGTGCACGCATATAAGCCTGAAAACCGTGGCTGAAACTCCACTGGAAAAAAACAAACATACCACCGACAGTAATCGCCGTGGTGAGTAAAAAAGCCAGGCTGAGTTTGTTGCGAATATTTAACGACATCTTTTTTGCAGTCCTTCCTACGGACAGTGGGTATAGCGGACTCTCCCGTTCCACCATTTTGGGCTTTGCCCGTTCGGATGATTCTCCAAGCGTACACTTACAGCAAAAGGGGAGGCAATCTCAGTGACCAATTACTTACTGTTTATGACCAAGAATACAAAGCAATTCAGGTACTTTGCGAAAAATCGTGCTGAATAAATACAGCGGGAAAACCTCCAGCGGCTTACTGACTAATGTGCGCTAAATCTTGTGGCTTCTTACTCTCTTCCCTCCTTTCACCCTGAGATAAAGGCGATGTGGAAAAATGGTGCAGGACAAAGTTATCGCTGTCGCGCTGAATAAACAGTGTTGCCAAAACCCGCTTGCCTCCGCGACTCCAGGTACTATGGTCGTGCGCATTGAGAGTCACTGTGATTTGGTTGAAGCCAGGTTTCAGCAGTTTTTCTGACAGATGCACGTCGGCGGCGTAGAGGCGCTGTATTTTTTCCCCATTGATGTAGAGGTGTGCGTGCCCTTCGAGGAAACGCTGTGGCTTATTGCTGGCGTAGCGGGGGGATTCCAGTTCGAAGCGGTCGTAGCCGATATGTAAATTGAAACCGGACAGGCTATCTCTTTTGATGTCCAGTTCAATTCTCGGTACGGCTATATGCACGGGTATCTCTATGACCGGATGTTGATCGCCGTTGTGGCCGGCGTGGGGGTTGGCTTGGGCGGTCAGTGCGGGGCTGCCCGATACCATCAGACCGAAGAGGGAGCCAATAAGAAAATACCCGATTATTTTCATAGAAAGTTCGCCTTTAATGATGCTCGATGTCAGCGCCCAATGGTTGAAGAACACCGGTTTACAATGGTTTGCTCATCCAGTTTTCCGTAAAAGCGTGGTCCAAAAGTGAAGGGGAATGCGGGCACCAATTGGGCGTCATCGCTAAGTGTGACAGTCAAGTGATAATGGTAGCCGCGTTCTTCATCTGTATGGCCGTTGTACTGGTCCAGGTATGCATCACCCTGGGCTGACAGTTCAGGATCCCAGTAATAGTCTTCGTAAAAAAAGCCGGCCGTAGTATCGAATTCGTTACCGGATAGGGAGGTATAACTGCCGTTGGTGGATGGGCCGGTATTGTTGGTATTTGCAACGCCCTTGCTAGTGTCGTATTCGTCAACCAATAGGCATGAGCGCTCGCCGGCGACGCCACAACCGGTTTCTGAGCTGGGATCGTCGTAGTCGCGTATTGCCCAGCTGCTTATTGCCAATTGTCCGTCGCCTTCCCAGGGCCCATAAATCGGGTAGCCGTCGGCGGTATAACCATAAATTGGTGAGTGGGCATCACCTACATCCCCCACCAGATTTGCCAGGCAGTCGCTGTAGAAATGATGATGGTAATCACCGTTGGCGGCATGACCACCACAGACATCCACATCATAGACTTCGGCCAGAGGGGCTAGGGTGTGCCAGGTGTTGTTGACAGACTGGCCGTCGCTCCACTGATAGATAGAGGTGCCATTTACCCAGTAGCCCTGCACGCCGAGGCTAGTTTCACAGTCCTCTGTTGCAGCTTCCGGGGATTTGGGGATGTAGCCCTGATGCGAGACATTCTCCGGGCAGACAGGGCCGGGGGGCCAGAAGCCATAGCCTGCTTCGGCACCACAGGAGGCGTTGCTGCGATAACCGATATCCTGACCAAAACTGATGAAGTCACCCAGTTGAACATTGGGGCTGCCGTTTAGGAAATCACTGTTAACCTTGGGGCGGGTGAGCAGGGCACTGAGGATATTTTCGGTGATCAGAATTTCGTAGTCGGGAATTCCGCTTGCGGATACCCGGGTGTATTCCTTGCCGCTTACAGTAACAGATTCAACACTCTGCACATTGACCAGAACTTGCTCATTACTGTTGTTCTCGTAGATATAGGGCGCGCGCTCTCCGGTGGTATTGACGACCCAGACCCCAGTGTCTTCCGTACTGCTGTCGCCTCCTCCAGTGTCTTCGTCCCCATTGCTGTCATCACCGCTGTTGCTGCCGGTTGAGGAATCACTGCCCTCGCTGCTGATTTCTGTATCAGAGGAAGAACTCCCTCCGCCACCGCATCCCTGTAAGGCACCGGTGATCAGTGTAAGGGCGATGGCGCAGGATAAAAGCGAGCGCTGGTCCGGGAGGAGCATTTCTATTCTTTTCATGGGTAACCCTGACATCTAGGGAGAAGCCACCTGAAAGTACTGAAGAAAAGAGGACAAAATATGGACAATATGGGGGCTTGCACAGCTGGTTTTCCCGATGAGAAATGCCTTTCACTATTGCACTAAAACAGACCATTGCGTGAAAGCGGCTATGTCTGCAAAAACCTTTCTCCCCAATGGATATGGGGAAGTCATTCATTCCCCCTTTGCCGATTTTTTAACGCGATGAAAAAATATGATGCCGCTCTCTGGCAGAGATCGATACTGTTAAATTTTGCAAAGTTTGCCTTGGGGAATAGTCTTCAAGCGTAGTGACAGTTGTGGGGGTGAGATTGCCAACCACGCTGGGGGGAATCCCGCAGCGCGGTTTAATTGCAGCAGCGCATAAAATTAAATGCAAAACCTTAAGGTGTTTCGGCTTACCTTGGTGGGGGCCCCGGCGGAGTACCGCCCCCGACCTCATCGGAACAGACACTGACGATCGTCTGGCTATCCAGCTTGCCGTAGAAGCGCGGCCCGAAGGTATAGGGAAAGGCTGGAATAAGCTGCCCGTCTTCGGCCTGGGTCACGGTGAGGTGATAGTGGTAACCGCGTTCACTATCGCTGTGACCGTTGTATTGATCCAGATAGGCACCGCCGAGCGCAGTAAGGACGCTGTCCCAATAATAATCCTCATAGAAAAAACCAGACCTGGTAATAAACGTATTGCCCGATAGAGAAGTGAAAATATCACTGGTACTGGGGCCTCTATTGTTTAGTACTTCAGTGCCTTTAGTGAAATCGTACTCATCGATCAACAAGCAGCTGCGCTCCCCGGCTATGCCGCAACCACTCGGTGCGCTGGGGTCGTCGTAATTGCGAATGGCCCAGCTGCTTATGGCCAGTTCTCCATCGGCTTCCCAGGGGCCGTAGATGGGATAGCCATCGGCGGTAAAGCCGTAAATCGGGGAGTGAGTACCGCCTGAGTCCCCAACCAGATCCGCCAGGCAGCGGCTGTAAAAATGGTGATGGTAATCCCCCCTAGCCGCATGGCCTCCGCAGATATCTACATCGTACTTTTCTGCCACCGGTGCCAAGGTGTGCCAAGTGCCATCCACTACCTGGCCATCGCTCCACTGATAGATGGAAGTGCCGTTGACCCAGTAGCCCTGTGCTCCAAGCCCGCTTTCACAGTTTTCATCGGACATTTCTGGTGCCAGTGGGAAGTAGCCTTGGTGAGAGACGTTCTCAGGGCACACGGGACCGGGAGGCCAGTAGCCGTATCCCGCACTCGTAGCACAACTCTGCGTGTTACTGCGGTAGCCGATATCCTGGCCAAAGCTGACGACATCGCCAACCTGCACAATGGGGCTACCGCTGACGAAATCAGTGGCGGCCTTGGGGCGATTGATCAGCCAACCGTATAGGTTGTCGGTGATTTCGGTTTCGTAATCGGGGATACCTGTCGCCGTTACCAGAGTGTAATCTTTGCCGTCCACCATGACTGACTCCACACTCTGGATGTTCACCAATACCTGTTCGTTGCTATCGCTTTCGTAGATATAGGGTGCGCGGACGCCAGTGGTGTTCAGAATCCAGGGCTCGTGGTTCCCGTTGTTACCGCCGCCATTATCTCCGGAATCATCTTTTGGAGGGGTATCGGGGTCGTCCTGATCGCAGCCCATTAGGCTTGTTGAAACCAGGGTCGAGAGTAGAGCTGACAGGACTGTGTTGCGCCACAGTTGCCAGCGAAGCGATGCACTTTCCTTTTCTTGCATAAATCACCGTCCTTGCTGCGGAGTAAGTAGGCGTGACCGGACTCTGGGTTCGGCCACGGCTGAAACTAACGTGCAAAGTGGGAAGTAATATGCAAGCTCACTAGTGTGGCGGATAATTCATTATGAAGTGCGGCAGAGCCAAATACAGCGCTGTAAAGTTGAACAAGAGGCAGCCTCATGGACGGGAGAGTTGCGCAATGAGGCTGTCGCTTGCGTTTTCCTGAACTGAAATTAACTGGCCGATAGGGGTTCTGTTGTGTCGACTTCCGCACTGCGCTTGCTGGTATCGTGGCGCAGCCACCACCAGGATAGGGCGCCAAGCAACAGGTTGGATGCGGCGGTAGCGGCAAACAATCCGGTCATGCCCCAGAAATAGTTGCCGACCCACGCTAGGGGGAGATAGATACCGAGTACCCGCAAGAAAGAGATCATGGTTGCAGGCAATGGCCGACCCAGGCCGTTGAAGGCGGCATTGGCCGACATTACAAAACCGTAACCGGCATAGCTAAACGGCACCAGGCTCAGGTAGGCGACAGCCACGGCGATAACTTCTGGGGAGTCGCTGAACAGGCGCACTACTGGCTCGCCGATCAAATAAAGCAGCACCGCCAACCCCGTCCCCAGTATCAGGCAGAAACGTGCCAATACACTGACGGTTTCCCGCAGCCGGTCGGTGTTGCCGGCCCCGGCGTTTTGTCCCATAAAGGGGCCGACGACTGCAGAAAGTGCATAAAAAATAATCAGGGCGACTGGCTCGATACGCAGTGCCACGCCGAGTCCGGCCACAGCCTCGTCGCCGTGTACGGCCACCAGTGCTACTACAACACCGCCGGCCATGGGGATAATGACATTGGTGAGTACCGCCGGCAGCCCCACGGCGAGGACTTTGCGCCAGGATTCGACTAGGGTACCGAAGTGCCATTGGGGCGCGGCCACAAGATTTTCCCGGCGGATCAAATAATAGAAGGCGAAGAAGAAACTGATGGCGCGCACGATGACAGTGGCGATCGCTGCGCCCTGTAATTCCAGCCGGGGAAACCCTAGCAGGCCGAAAATCAGAATAGGATCGAGGATCACATTGAACAGGGCCACCCCCACCATGATTCGACCGGTCAGCGCGCTGTTGCCGATAGCGCGCAGAGCCGAAAGGGCAATGGTGGGGACTATCACGAAGATGGTGCCGATGTACCAGGGCACCATGTAGTCCTCAATCAGTGGCATCAGCTCTTCGCTGGCACCGAGCAGGGAAAACAGAGGGCGAATGCTCAACAAGCCGGCGACAGTAATCAGCAGAGAAATGAGGAGCGCCAATACTGAGGCGTCTGTTACTAATCTGCGCACATTCCCTACATCTCCGGCACCGTAGGCACGGGCTACCGCGGAGGAGGTGCCGGCGCCGAGACCAATGGAGAAACTGTTGATGACCATTACAACCGGGAAGGTGAAGCTCATAGCCGCTAGAGGGGCACTGCCCAGCTGTGAGACAAAATAGGTATCCACGATATTGAAGGACATTACCGCGAGGATACCCCACACCATGGGCAGAGCCAGTCTCTGCAGGTGGCCGGAAACCGAGCCTTCTAGGAGTGAGGGACTGCTTTTAGATAGCGACATTCGATAACTCTTTCCAACAAATCGGTTGTTTGGGCAGATTTTCTGATACTGCTCAGGCAATGAAGATATGGTTCGGCAGCATCCCCTGCGGAAAACTGCGTGGGATGGCACGGCGAGAAATTTGGGCCAAAAACGCCCGCTGACTGTTTTAAGCTACGGTTGCGGCTCTGCCAGGGCGAGGCTCATGAGTACAGCATTCTCGCGTTTGCCGTTTTCCGCGGGATAGTAATTCTTGCGCAAGCCATCCTCAGAAAAACCCAGTTTGCGATAGAGTGACTGCGCGGCGAGATTGGAGGCCCGCACCTCCAGCAATAGCCGCCGGATATCTTTGTGTCGCTCGTCGATAAGGCGGCGCAACAGCGTTTCCGCCAAGCCATGCCGGCGCCACTGGGGTACCACGGCCACATCGAGAATTTCCGCTTCGTCAAACAGCTGGCTGATTACACAGCAGGCGACAGTCTCATTGCCACTGCTGAGAAGCCAGCACTGGTGCCCGTCTTTTAGGCTTTGCAGATATTGTGTCTCACTCCAGGGGTGGCTGTGGGCACTGAGCGCCAGATTGGCCAGAGCGGCACAGTCAGTCTCCTCGGCGAGACGTAAATCCAATTTGGTGTTGGACAACATCATTGAGCGCGGGTCTCTGCGGGATAGGCTTTGCGCAGCAGCTGCCAGAGTTCGCGCTTGCGTTGCGGCTGTTGTAGCAGTTGCGACAGACTGGGGATGGAAAGGATGCGTATACCATCCCAGTGGTTGATATCGCTTTCCAGGGGCTGAGGTGTACAGAATTCCTGTGCTTCTTGCCCCATCAACCAGATCGACCGCACTGGATAGCGCGAGCAGGAGGCCTCCAGCCAACTGGAAAAGGTATCGCGGGCCTCCGAGGCGTCTGCCGCCGGGCCGAAGCGGTTTTCTGCCATTGGCCAATGCAGACGCTCTTGCTGGCGCGGTAGCTCGTGCCAGTTAAGCGCTCGAACGATATTGCCGAACAGAGACTCCAGTGGCAGTGCGGCACCGGGCTCGTGGCTGTCTACTGCCAGCAGGGTTTCGCCGAGACGCCAGCAGTTGAGCACAAAGGGTTTCACTTGCTGGCTCGGCGCTGCCACCGGTATGGCAATAGTAGGTTTTACCGGAGCCTGTACATTTGTCGAGCTAGTTAGTGCGTTGATCTCCGCCGCGACAGTATCACGCTCTTTGGTTGCCGGTGCGTCAATAATCTGTGCCGCAGACTGCGGCAGGGGGTTGCTAGCTAATGGCAGCGGCTGGTCAGTAGCGGTATCAGGCTCCGCCGGCGGCAGCTTGGCCTGGCGGGGCTCGGGAGCGAGCGGTAATACAAAGCGCGGCACATAGCTGGCTATACCCAGTACCGATAGATATTCCGCTCGCTGCAGCTCGTTCACTTACACGCCCTGTTTCTTACTCTCACTGATGGCGAGCAAGTTTAACGCATCCATGTAGGCTTGTGCCGAGGCAATCAAAATATCGGTATCGGCGCCAACACCATTGACCAGACGGCCATCTCTCTCCAATCGCACGGTGACAGAGCCCTGGGAATCTGTTCCCTGAGTGACGGCGTTGACGGAATACAGTTTTAAGTCTGCGCCACTATCCACGATATGCTCGATAGCTTTGAAAGTGGCATCTACCGGTCCGCCGCCTTGAGCCTCAGTCTGGTGGGGCACACCATCGATGGATAGTTCGATAAAGGCTTGTGGCGCACTGCCGATTTTAGTGCGTACGTCCAGGTCGAGCAGCTTGAAGCGCTCGGCGGGTTCCTCGCGCAGGGCCACCAGAGAGTGCAGGTCCTCGTCGAAAATTTCGTGCTTCTTATCGGCCAGTTCCTTAAAGCGCTGGAATACCAGTTGGAACTCTTCGCCATCACTAAAGGCGATGCCCAGCTCCTCATAGCGGGCACGAACCGCGGCTCTGCCGGAATGTTTACCGAGCACCAGGCGGTTTTGCCCCCAACCCACATCTTCGGCACGCATGATTTCGTAGGTTTCGCGATGTTTGAGTACCCCGTCCTGATGGATGCCGGACTCATGGGCGAAGGCGTTGGCACCGACAATGGCCTTGTTGGGTTGTACCGGGAAGCCGGTTACCGACGAGACCATGCGTGAGGTGGGCACAATATGGCTGGTGTCGATGCCGGTGTGTACGGGGTAGAGATCCTGGCGGGTCTGTACCGCCATCACGATTTCTTCCAGAGAGGCGTTGCCGGCGCGCTCACCCAAGCCGTTGATGGTGCACTCTACCTGGCGTACGCCGTTCATAACGGCGGACAGGGAGTTGGCCACCGCCAGACCCAGGTCGTTGTGACAGTGGGTAGAAAAGATGGCTTTGTCGGAGTTGGGGACACTCTCGATAACCCGGCGGAACATGGCACCGTACTCGCCCGGTTCACCATAACCGACAGTATCGGGGATATTGATAGTGCCGGCACCAGCGGCGATCACCGCCTCGATAATACGATACATAAACTCCGGTTCAGAGCGACTGCCATCCTCCAGAGAGAATTCAACATCGTCGGTAAACTGGCGCGCGGTCTTTACGGCTTTCACCGCTTGCTGCAGCACATCCTCCGGATCCATCTGCAGCTTGTATTGCATATGAATTGGGGAGGTGGCGAT
The DNA window shown above is from Microbulbifer variabilis and carries:
- a CDS encoding ATP-binding protein; the encoded protein is MSLNIRNKLSLAFLLTTAITVGGMFVFFQWSFSHGFQAYMRAQELRDVEGLVQALERFYRRKGSWKSLEANGSEWIDLHRQTIFRRFDRLPPPPPPDGRPPRGMFGPGHRPPMGNRLGPRLSLFDSEKRLVIGRPAPEKELLYQPIKVADKTVGYLTINPPPELSNNYEQGFIRELSRTFALISIATFLVALAIALPLAWQLVRPIQRLAEATHRLTSGDYKTRIDIERRDELGQLSADFNRLAATLEANEHARNRWMADISHELRTPLAVLKGQIEALQDGVRTATPENLNILHDKIRQLSRLINDLYELSLSDAGALNYCKSDLSLGPLLIKVVEDFHSAFAEKNIDLQLQCELAENKLIYADEARLQQLFGNLLTNSLRYTDSGGQLKIHARAEAQTAIITFADSSPGVTSADMPHLFDRLYRTEVSRSRETGGAGLGLSICQNIVQAHEGSISAGPSRLGGLEISIYLPLSERIKW
- a CDS encoding YHYH protein — protein: MKRIEMLLPDQRSLLSCAIALTLITGALQGCGGGGSSSSDTEISSEGSDSSTGSNSGDDSNGDEDTGGGDSSTEDTGVWVVNTTGERAPYIYENNSNEQVLVNVQSVESVTVSGKEYTRVSASGIPDYEILITENILSALLTRPKVNSDFLNGSPNVQLGDFISFGQDIGYRSNASCGAEAGYGFWPPGPVCPENVSHQGYIPKSPEAATEDCETSLGVQGYWVNGTSIYQWSDGQSVNNTWHTLAPLAEVYDVDVCGGHAANGDYHHHFYSDCLANLVGDVGDAHSPIYGYTADGYPIYGPWEGDGQLAISSWAIRDYDDPSSETGCGVAGERSCLLVDEYDTSKGVANTNNTGPSTNGSYTSLSGNEFDTTAGFFYEDYYWDPELSAQGDAYLDQYNGHTDEERGYHYHLTVTLSDDAQLVPAFPFTFGPRFYGKLDEQTIVNRCSSTIGR
- a CDS encoding YHYH protein, yielding MQEKESASLRWQLWRNTVLSALLSTLVSTSLMGCDQDDPDTPPKDDSGDNGGGNNGNHEPWILNTTGVRAPYIYESDSNEQVLVNIQSVESVMVDGKDYTLVTATGIPDYETEITDNLYGWLINRPKAATDFVSGSPIVQVGDVVSFGQDIGYRSNTQSCATSAGYGYWPPGPVCPENVSHQGYFPLAPEMSDENCESGLGAQGYWVNGTSIYQWSDGQVVDGTWHTLAPVAEKYDVDICGGHAARGDYHHHFYSRCLADLVGDSGGTHSPIYGFTADGYPIYGPWEADGELAISSWAIRNYDDPSAPSGCGIAGERSCLLIDEYDFTKGTEVLNNRGPSTSDIFTSLSGNTFITRSGFFYEDYYWDSVLTALGGAYLDQYNGHSDSERGYHYHLTVTQAEDGQLIPAFPYTFGPRFYGKLDSQTIVSVCSDEVGGGTPPGPPPR
- a CDS encoding MATE family efflux transporter, which encodes MSLSKSSPSLLEGSVSGHLQRLALPMVWGILAVMSFNIVDTYFVSQLGSAPLAAMSFTFPVVMVINSFSIGLGAGTSSAVARAYGAGDVGNVRRLVTDASVLALLISLLITVAGLLSIRPLFSLLGASEELMPLIEDYMVPWYIGTIFVIVPTIALSALRAIGNSALTGRIMVGVALFNVILDPILIFGLLGFPRLELQGAAIATVIVRAISFFFAFYYLIRRENLVAAPQWHFGTLVESWRKVLAVGLPAVLTNVIIPMAGGVVVALVAVHGDEAVAGLGVALRIEPVALIIFYALSAVVGPFMGQNAGAGNTDRLRETVSVLARFCLILGTGLAVLLYLIGEPVVRLFSDSPEVIAVAVAYLSLVPFSYAGYGFVMSANAAFNGLGRPLPATMISFLRVLGIYLPLAWVGNYFWGMTGLFAATAASNLLLGALSWWWLRHDTSKRSAEVDTTEPLSAS
- the rimI gene encoding ribosomal protein S18-alanine N-acetyltransferase codes for the protein MMLSNTKLDLRLAEETDCAALANLALSAHSHPWSETQYLQSLKDGHQCWLLSSGNETVACCVISQLFDEAEILDVAVVPQWRRHGLAETLLRRLIDERHKDIRRLLLEVRASNLAAQSLYRKLGFSEDGLRKNYYPAENGKRENAVLMSLALAEPQP
- a CDS encoding uracil-DNA glycosylase family protein, which gives rise to MNELQRAEYLSVLGIASYVPRFVLPLAPEPRQAKLPPAEPDTATDQPLPLASNPLPQSAAQIIDAPATKERDTVAAEINALTSSTNVQAPVKPTIAIPVAAPSQQVKPFVLNCWRLGETLLAVDSHEPGAALPLESLFGNIVRALNWHELPRQQERLHWPMAENRFGPAADASEARDTFSSWLEASCSRYPVRSIWLMGQEAQEFCTPQPLESDINHWDGIRILSIPSLSQLLQQPQRKRELWQLLRKAYPAETRAQ
- a CDS encoding 2-isopropylmalate synthase, with translation MSTKKDKLVIFDTTLRDGEQSPGASMTKEEKVRIARMLERMRVDVIEAGFAIASPGDFEAVQAVAEAVTESRICSLARAVNADIVRAGEALKKANASRIHTFIATSPIHMQYKLQMDPEDVLQQAVKAVKTARQFTDDVEFSLEDGSRSEPEFMYRIIEAVIAAGAGTINIPDTVGYGEPGEYGAMFRRVIESVPNSDKAIFSTHCHNDLGLAVANSLSAVMNGVRQVECTINGLGERAGNASLEEIVMAVQTRQDLYPVHTGIDTSHIVPTSRMVSSVTGFPVQPNKAIVGANAFAHESGIHQDGVLKHRETYEIMRAEDVGWGQNRLVLGKHSGRAAVRARYEELGIAFSDGEEFQLVFQRFKELADKKHEIFDEDLHSLVALREEPAERFKLLDLDVRTKIGSAPQAFIELSIDGVPHQTEAQGGGPVDATFKAIEHIVDSGADLKLYSVNAVTQGTDSQGSVTVRLERDGRLVNGVGADTDILIASAQAYMDALNLLAISESKKQGV